The following proteins come from a genomic window of Hoplias malabaricus isolate fHopMal1 chromosome 15, fHopMal1.hap1, whole genome shotgun sequence:
- the LOC136668050 gene encoding olfactory receptor 52N2-like, which produces MENFTYNSPVLLLEGLVISEHYIYPTFLSLLFVYVLIVISNTGIILLIITERSLHEPMYLLFCNLPFNDVFGNSVVVPRLMIDMLKPDSERYISYEDCVTQAFGYHMFSCASHAILMVMAFDRLTLRLNRCGTFIANPFCDNASLFKLSCESSYINNIYGLVYTAAVAGCSIATIGLTYSKIAAVCLSSKNKSLNSKALKTCSTHLTVYMIMWSCGCTTFILHRFSGVAEYRKATALLFHIVPGILNPLIYALKCTEIRHVILKILHSEKLMTR; this is translated from the exons ATGGAAAACTTCACATATAATAGCCCTGTTTTGCTGTTGGAGGGACTGGTCATTTCTGAGCATTATATTTATCCTACATTTCTTTCCttgctgtttgtttatgtgctcATTGTAATATCTAACACTGGAATCATCCTGCTAATAATAACTGAAAGAAGTTTACATGAACCTATGTACCTTCTCTTCTGCAACCTTCCTTTTAATGATGTGTTTGGAAACTCTGTTGTTGTCCCTCGATTAATGATTGACATGTTGAAACCAGACTCAGAGCGTTACATTAGTTATGAAGATTGTGTTACCCAAGCTTTCGGTTATCATATGTTCAGTTGCGCTTCCCACGCTATACTCATGGTTATGGCCTTTGACCG TCTCACACTAAGGTTGAATCGCTGTGGAACATTCATAGCAAACCCATTTTGTGATAATGCATCACTCTTCAAACTCTCATGTGAAAGTTCCTACATTAATAACATATATGGCCTTGTGTACACTGCAGCTGTAGCTGGCTGTTCCATTGCAACTATTGGACTTACTTATTCAAAAATAGCAGCTGTTTGTCTatccagcaaaaataaatctctAAACAGCAAGGCTTTGAAAACCTGTAGCACACACTTGACTGTCTATATGATCATGTGGTCATGTGGGTGTACCACGTTTATACTGCATCGTTTCTCTGGTGTTGCAGAATACAGGAAAGCAACAGCCCTGCTTTTCCATATTGTCCCAGGTATTCTGAATCCTCTCATATATGCTCTGAAGTGTACTGAAATTAGACATGTTATATTAAAGATTTTACATTCAGAAAAGCTGATGACAAGATGA
- the LOC136668579 gene encoding olfactory receptor 4E1-like translates to MENLTYNSPVLQLEGLVVSELYIYPTFLSLLFAYVLIVISNTAIILLITMERRLHEPMYLLFCNLPFNDVFGNSVVVPRLMVDMLKPASERYISFRDCITQAFGYHMFSVASNCILMVMAYDRYVAICNPLHYTTIMTTKMVAKLTVSAWAATLLLVCILLSFTLRLNRCGTFITNPFCDNASLYKLSCEGSFISNVYGLVYTAVIAGCSLTTIGITYSKIAIVCLSSQNKSLNSKALKTCSTHLTVFMIMWSCGCSMFILHRFSGVAEYRKAAALIFHIVPGILNPLIYALQCTEIRHVILKLLNIKKLVP, encoded by the coding sequence ATGGAAAACCTGACATATAATAGCCCTGTTTTGCAGCTGGAAGGACTGGTTGTCTCTGAACTTTATATTTATCCTACATTTCTTAGCTTACTGTTTGCTTATGTGCTCATTGTAATATCTAACACTGCAATCATCCTGCTAATAACAATGGAAAGAAGGCTTCATGAACCTATGTACCTTCTCTTCTGTAACCTTCCCTTTAATGATGTGTTTGGAAACTCTGTTGTTGTCCCTCGATTAATGGTGGATATGTTGAAGCCAGCCTCGGAGCGTTACATCAGTTTTAGAGATTGTATTACTCAAGCCTTTGGTTATCATATGTTTAGTGTTGCTTCTAACTGTATTCTAATGGTTATGGCCTATGACCGGTATGTTGCTATTTGTAATCCATTGCACTACACAACTATTATGACTACTAAAATGGTGGCTAAACTAACTGTATCAGCCTGGGCTGCGACACTGCTGCTCGTTTGTATTTTGTTAAGTTTCACACTAAGGCTGAATCGCTGTGGAACATTCATAACAAACCCATTCTGTGATAATGCATCACTCTACAAACTCTCGTGCGAAGGTTCCTTTATTAGTAACGTATATGGCCTTGTGTACACAGCAGTTATAGCTGGCTGTTCCCTCACAACTATTGGAATAACTTATTCAAAAATAGCCATTGTCTGTCTATCCAGCCAAAATAAATCCCTTAACAGCAAGGCTTTGAAAACCTGTAGCACACATTTGACTGTCTTTATGATCATGTGGTCATGTGGGTGTTCCATGTTCATTCTCCATCGTTTCTCTGGTGTTGCAGAGTACAGGAAAGCAGCAGCCCTGATTTTCCATATTGTCCCAGGCATTCTGAATCCTCTCATATATGCTTTACAGTGTACTGAAATAAGACATGTTATATTAaagcttttaaatataaaaaagctgGTTCCATGA
- the LOC136668051 gene encoding olfactory receptor 2AT4-like: MENLTYNSPVLQLEGLVISEHYIYPTFLSLLFAYVLVVISNTGILLLIIMERSLHKPMYLLFCNLPFNDVFGNSVVVPRLMMDMLKPDSERYISYVDCVTQAFGYHMFSCASNYVLMVMAFDRYVAICNPLHYTTIMTTKMVAKLTASAWGVTLLLVCILLGLTLRLNRCGTFIANPFCDNASLFKLSCESSEINNIYGLVYTAAVAGCSIATIGLTYSKIAAVCLSSKNKSLNSKALKTCSTHLTVYMIMWSCGCIMIILHRFSGVAEYRKAAALMFHIVPGILNPLIYALQCTEIRHVILKILNAEKLMT; the protein is encoded by the coding sequence ATGGAAAACCTGACCTATAATAGCCCTGTTTTGCAGTTGGAGGGACTGGTAATCTCTGAGCATTACatttatccaacatttctttcCTTACTGTTTGCTTATGTGCTTGTTGTAATATCCAACACTGGAATCCTCCTGCTAATAATAATGGAAAGAAGTTTACATAAACCTATGTACCTTCTCTTCTGTAACCTTCCCTTTAATGATGTGTTTGGAAACTCTGTTGTTGTCCCTCGATTAATGATGGATATGTTGAAGCCAGACTCAGAGCGTTACATTAGTTATGTAGATTGTGTTACCCAGGCTTTCGGTTATCATATGTTCAGCTGTGCTTCTAACTACGTACTTATGGTTATGGCCTTTGACCGGTATGTTGCCATTTGTAATCCACTGCACTACACAACTATTATGACTACTAAAATGGTGGCTAAACTAACTGCATCAGCCTGGGGTGTGACACTGTTGCTCGTTTGTATTTTGCTAGGTCTCACACTAAGGCTGAATCGATGTGGAACATTTATAGCAAACCCATTCTGTGATAATGCATCACTCTTCAAACTCTCATGTGAAAGTTCtgaaattaataacatttatggCCTTGTGTACACTGCAGCTGTAGCTGGCTGTTCCATTGCAACTATTGGACTTACTTATTCAAAAATAGCAGCTGTTTGTCTatccagcaaaaataaatctctAAACAGCAAAGCTTTGAAAACCTGTAGCACACACCTGACCGTTTATATGATCATGTGGTCATGTGGGTGTATCATGATCATACTCCATCGTTTCTCTGGTGTTGCAGAGTACAGGAAAGCGGCAGCCCTGATGTTCCATATTGTCCCAGGCATTCTGAATCCTCTCATATATGCTCTGCAGTGTACTGAAATCAGACATGTTatattaaagattttaaatgcAGAAAAGCTGATGACATGA